The genomic stretch CTGTTGCTCAAATTATTTGTGCTTGTTTCACCAAGTTCTTCATTTCGATCAACCACAATATCTTCTTCATCTCCCCACTCCAAAATATCTTGCTTTATTTCTTCAACAAATTTGCCCTATTCCCAACCTTTTTCTTCATCAAAAACAACCTCCTTGCTGACAATAATTTTCTCTGAGATTGGATCATAAAGCCTCCATGCTTTTGATTCATCGTTGACTCTTAGAAGAACATATCTCCTACTTTTGTCGTATATTTTGCTTCTATTTTGATCTGGTATATGAACACGTGCCACACACCCGAAAACTCAGAAGTAATCTACCACTGGTATTTCATTTCTTCATGCCTCTTCTGGGGTCTTATCTTCAACAGCTACTGTCGGGCATCAATTCTGAATATGAACGCACAATTTTGCAGCCTTGGACCAGAAGGTTTTGGAAACTTTTCTTTCATTTAGCATGGATCGGACAACATTCATAATTATCTAATTCTTCCTCTCGGAAACTCCGCTCTGCTACGGTGTATAAGCTGCTATTGCCTGCTAATGCCCTGTGATCTACAAAAATCTCCAAACTCATTTGAGGTGAACTCGTCACCCGTGTCAGTCCTCAAACAAGTTATGAATGCACCTATCTCTTTCTCAACACTATCCTTAAAAAATTTGACAATAATAAAAGCTTCTGATTTTTCATGTAAGAAATAAATCCAAGTTTTACGAGAATAATCATTGATACAACTTAGAATGTACCTCTTGCCTCTGTGGGATGTTGGCTTGATAGGGCCACATATATATGAATGTACTAGCTGGAGTTGTTTTGACGCCTTCCATAAACTCCTCCTTGGAATTGTATCTTTGTATTGTTTTCCAGTTAGGCAGGTTGTACATAACTCCTTGGGAGATTTCAGAACAGGTAAGCCAATCACCATCTTTTTGCAGGCCAGTATTCTCAATCCCTTGTGATTCAGGTGCCCAAATTGACAGTGCCACATGTGTGCCTCTTTTTCTGATACATCTTCAATTTGCAAACACATGGAATTTCTCTGTGGCATATGAGATAACACAAAAAACATTCTGCTTCCACTCATATTAGTTTGCATAATCAGTCCCCTCCTAGAATGATACATTTTCAAGTTCCATCCCGAATTAAAATGGATAATCCTTTTTCTTGAAGTTGCCCTATGCTTAATAGATTGTTTTAAGCTTGTGAATATAATAGACATCAGATATTACCTGGATTATGCCATTTATTTGCACATTTATACTCCCTTTTGCTACTACCACCATTCTCGTATCATTTCCAAACTTCACTGTTCGATTGAAATTTTCTTCTAATTCAGAGAACCACTCTTTGTTTCTCGTCATGTGGTTGTTGCAGCCTGAATCCTGGAACCATATCTCTTCTTTCTTTTCTTGATGAATATCTGCATATGACATCAACAAAAGTTCCTCTTCTTCTAATTCATCATAGTTAGCTTTCTTTTCCGAGTCATGACATTCATATTGGAAATGTCCTAATTTGTGGCATTTAAAACATTCAATGACTGCTTTGTTTGTAGGTTGTATCCCTCTACCTCTGCCATGCCCACCTCTGAATACAACTCGACCTCTACCT from Lathyrus oleraceus cultivar Zhongwan6 chromosome 7, CAAS_Psat_ZW6_1.0, whole genome shotgun sequence encodes the following:
- the LOC127104832 gene encoding uncharacterized protein LOC127104832 is translated as MEESNYLSTLSIDELYGHLLVYEQRMKGYQVEEHVLKVSHDDRSNRGRGRVVFRGGHGRGRGIQPTNKAVIECFKCHKLGHFQYECHDSEKKANYDELEEEELLLMSYADIHQEKKEEIWFQDSGCNNHMTRNKEWFSELEENFNRTVKFGNDTRMVVVAKGSINVQINGIIQGKFVEEIKQDILEWGDEEDIVVDRNEELGETSTNNLSNSPGNFNNSSISNSMSNKSNSLTVSPLNEPGSYDNESVEGRSMRGTREPI